From Candidatus Atelocyanobacterium thalassa isolate ALOHA, a single genomic window includes:
- the serS gene encoding serine--tRNA ligase: MLDLKKIRENPEIIQTLLNSREPYPKHDLKPILNYDRQQRELEVLRTELQTKSNEISKLIGQKIKNGLDPTVKEISNLREQGNSLKKKLFELEPEEKKIKEKLENLLLQLPNLPVSSAPIGKDETENIEVKSWGEEYLPKIEVLPHWEIAEKLGILEVEKAVKIARSRFVALFGVGAALERALISYMLDQHIASGYIEVMPPILVNSNALRGTGQLPKFAEESFFCREDDLWLSPTAEVPVMNLYSNEILEKEALSIRHCAFTPCFRREAGSYGKDTRGLIRLHQFNKVELVKIVHPQDSEIEHQRLVENVESILQNLKLPYRILELCTGDLGFGAAKCYDLEVWLPSSNSYREISSCSNCWDFQARRANIRFREKGQKGTKYVHSLNGSGLAVGRTMAAILENYQQADGTIKVPEVLQPYLKQDTL; encoded by the coding sequence GTGTTAGATCTTAAAAAAATACGAGAAAATCCAGAAATCATACAAACACTGCTTAATAGTCGGGAGCCTTACCCGAAACATGATCTTAAACCTATTTTAAATTATGACAGACAACAAAGAGAATTAGAAGTTCTTCGCACTGAACTACAAACAAAAAGTAATGAGATTAGTAAATTAATTGGACAAAAAATAAAGAATGGACTGGATCCAACAGTAAAAGAAATTAGTAATCTTAGAGAACAAGGAAATAGCCTAAAGAAAAAGCTTTTTGAGCTAGAGCCAGAAGAAAAAAAGATAAAAGAAAAACTCGAAAATTTACTATTACAACTTCCTAACTTACCTGTTTCTTCTGCACCTATTGGAAAAGATGAAACAGAAAATATAGAGGTAAAATCCTGGGGAGAAGAATATTTACCCAAAATAGAAGTATTACCTCATTGGGAAATCGCTGAAAAACTTGGTATTTTAGAGGTAGAAAAGGCTGTTAAAATAGCACGGAGTCGTTTTGTAGCACTATTTGGAGTAGGAGCTGCTTTAGAAAGAGCTCTAATCAGTTATATGCTTGATCAGCATATAGCTTCAGGATATATAGAAGTTATGCCTCCTATCTTAGTTAATAGTAATGCTTTAAGGGGAACAGGACAGTTGCCTAAATTTGCTGAAGAGAGTTTTTTTTGTCGTGAAGACGATTTATGGTTATCGCCTACCGCAGAAGTTCCTGTGATGAACCTCTACAGTAATGAAATTTTAGAAAAAGAAGCATTATCTATCAGACACTGTGCTTTTACTCCTTGTTTCCGTAGAGAAGCAGGAAGTTATGGAAAAGATACAAGAGGTCTTATCAGGCTTCATCAATTTAATAAAGTTGAACTAGTAAAAATTGTTCATCCTCAAGACTCAGAGATAGAACATCAACGGCTAGTAGAAAATGTTGAATCTATTTTACAAAATTTAAAACTTCCGTATCGAATCTTAGAGTTATGTACAGGAGATTTAGGCTTCGGTGCGGCAAAATGTTATGATTTGGAGGTGTGGCTTCCTTCTTCTAATTCTTATAGAGAAATTTCAAGCTGCTCTAACTGTTGGGACTTTCAAGCAAGACGAGCGAACATACGCTTTAGGGAAAAAGGACAAAAAGGTACTAAATATGTACATTCCCTAAATGGTTCAGGACTAGCTGTAGGAAGGACTATGGCAGCTATTCTGGAGAATTACCAACAAGCTGATGGAACAATTAAGGTGCCTGAAGTTTTGCAACCATATCTAAAGC